The DNA window AATGCCAAGACCAAAATCCACTCCACGTACACCTCGACTGCCTCCACCCCTCCCTTTACCCTTTTTCCCACCTGCACACAACATTACACTTCATGTAAGCATTTCAATGAAGATTCTATAAATCAAGAATGAGATAACTTCCTTgattagcaagaaaaaatatataataaaatgacaGTACTTGTGTTACTCCACACCATCTACAGTTGGGTCTTCGcattttaaggaaaaagaaattgccttgaaaatatatttgggaAATCAAATCATTAATTAGAAGAAGATGCCAACTCTCAAGCATGCTAGAGTAATGAAATAAGCAAGCAATTACAAGTACACACAGATATCGCCCAGCTCTCAAGCAATTTAATATGCAGGATAGAAAAAGCTTACCTCCTTTTCTGGAATCACGTTTGGACCTGAATCTCCCATCCTAATGATTTACATGGTAAATGTCACTCAACAGTCTCATTACATGTGCATCAATTAACTTATGTGCTAGCATGTAAATacgggagagagagagattaacaCATCAAATGGATGCAATGGTgcaactaatttttatttagtaacACATAACATACAGGGAAAACTAGAAAACTCCACTCCAAGTCCAAGAAAAAACTGTTAAAGTCCATTAACATGAGGATGCAGCAGAAAACATCCTAATATGGACTGTTGAAACCTTTCAAATCCATCTATCATGAACAATCTTGTTTGGTCTCTTTTGTGCTACCAACGCCCTTCACCTGGATTTGAGCATTCATCCTGGAAAGATCCTTTTAACATAATCTTTCAATTTGTTGCCTTCCAGGATGTTGATCTAATAAGCTCATGTTGGATTGAGAAATATATAgggtataattatttttatgatctcATGAAGCCTGTGAATGGGCTTTATTTATGATGTAACTTTTAGTCCTGTAGGACGAACAAAAGCTAGAGAATTATAGAAAGATCTCCCTTATCCTAgttatctttccttttctttctcctcctttATAACTCTTTGGtcatcatgtaaaatattttctcttcctTAGCAAGGCAGAAGAGATCATAGTTACTACGACATCCATTTTCTGTGCAGTTCAGCCTCATTGTCTTGTTacatatggaaaattatttcaatcaaCTATTAATATGAAAACCTGGAGTATTTTCTGTTCtccctcctcttctttctcctGTTTTTAACTCTTTGGACATAACCTAAAATATTTCTCTTTCCTTGTATTAGCAACACACAAAGAAACATAGGACTATGACATCAAATTTCTGTGCGGTTCATCCTCATTGTCTAATTTCATATGGAGAACTACTTCAATCAACTATGGACATGATAATCTACAGTATTTTGTAGTCTCCCTTCTCCTTTTTAACTCTTCAACTGTTACCTAAAGTATTATCTTCTCTTGTATTAGAAAGGCACCTAAGGAAACATTGGTGACTAAGACATCAATTTATGTGTGGTTCATCCTCATTGTCTTATCCATACAAGAAGCTACTTCAATCGACTATTTATAGGATATGGGCTATCACTTCAATAAGCCATTATATGAAACTCATGTTCATTGTTACAGTTATTCAATAAGGTTGTTGCACCAAAAGAACTATATGTCTGGGACAAACTGGATGTTCAACTGGTTTCCAGTTTGTAACTTATGCAAGGGTGATTGCTGACCAGCCCACCAAGAAAGAGTGTAATGGGAAGATTAAGATTCTGTAAAATGATGAACAAACTAACAAATTTAAGCATCTAAGATGTGTGAGATGTATTATAAAGCATCAAATAAGAAggaaaattctataaaaaacttACCTTCATAGCAAGATCCATAAGTTCCACAGAGACATTCTGACCAGCAGCAATCAAACTGTTAACCAATTCACCAGCAAACCGTGCCTCTTTCTGAGTTATAAGAGTGTATGCAATCCCATCTTTATCACCAGCTCGACCAGTCCTACCAATGCGATGCACATGCACATCCATCTCTCTTGCAATATCGAAGTTGACCACAGACTTAATTGACTTGATGTCAAGTCCACGAGCAGCAACATCAGTTGCAACAAGAACATGATAGACACcagatttaaatttttgtaaaatttccATCCGAGAAGCCTGGTCTTTATCACCATGAAGGGCTGCAACTTTAAACGCCTTTTGAGCCAATTGTGACTCAATATCATCTACAGTAGCCTTCTTAGAAGCAAAAACCAGAACATCACCCTCATCAATCATCCCGGGTAGCTTTTCGATAAGCCAAGGCAACTTCTCCGCATCAGAAGGAATGACTTGAACAACCTGAGTAATATCCTCATTGGCCCTTCCAACCTCCCCCACTGTAACTCTCACAGGATCAGTGAGGATCTCCCTAGCTAACTTCTCAATTTTGCGAGGCATTGTAGCTGAAAATAGTAAAGTCTGGCGATCTGGTCTAATCTGACCAACAATAGACCTTATTTGTGGCTCAAATCCAAGGTCAAACATCCGATCAGCCTCATCAAGTACCAAGTAAGTTGCTCTCGACATATTTAATGCCTTCATCTTTAACATATCAATTAATCTCCCAGGTGTAGCGATAACAATCTCACACCCCGCCTTGAGTTCTTTGAACTGATCAAGCTTGGACATTCCACCATACACAGCAGAGACCCGTATCCCATGCGATTTAGAAAATTTCTTTGTCTCCAAATATATCTGATGCGCCAATTCCCTAGTAGGCGCACATACTACTCCTATCGGACCCTCTTCTTTCTCGAGTTCAGGCTGATCCATAATATGAACGATCATAGGAAGTACAAAAGCAGCAGTCTTACCTGAACCTGTCTTAGCCATACCAATAATATCACTACCGGAAAGCACAATCGGCAGAGCTTGGCACTGTATTGGTGTAGGCTTTTCATACCCTTGTTTCGCAATAGCATTCATCAGTTGTGGTGAAAAACCACAATCTTCGAATGTTTTAATTGGCCTTGGAACTTCAAAACCTGAAACAC is part of the Populus trichocarpa isolate Nisqually-1 chromosome 2, P.trichocarpa_v4.1, whole genome shotgun sequence genome and encodes:
- the LOC7460468 gene encoding DEAD-box ATP-dependent RNA helicase 24 isoform X2; translation: MSKRKFGFEGFGINRQATYNFERSQAPQRLYVPPSSRQNHDNYEDTDLDNIDYDDNDAAKESAENNGSAAEIDPLDAFMEGIHEEMRAAPPPKAKEKVERYKDDDDEEDDPMESFLRAKKDLGLTLAADALRAGYDSDEEVYAAAKAVDAGMLEYDSDDNPVVVDKKKIEPIQALDHGSIEYEPFSKDFYEESPSISEMSEQDVAEYMKSLAIRVSGFEVPRPIKTFEDCGFSPQLMNAIAKQGYEKPTPIQCQALPIVLSGSDIIGMAKTGSGKTAAFVLPMIVHIMDQPELEKEEGPIGVVCAPTRELAHQIYLETKKFSKSHGIRVSAVYGGMSKLDQFKELKAGCEIVIATPGRLIDMLKMKALNMSRATYLVLDEADRMFDLGFEPQIRSIVGQIRPDRQTLLFSATMPRKIEKLAREILTDPVRVTVGEVGRANEDITQVVQVIPSDAEKLPWLIEKLPGMIDEGDVLVFASKKATVDDIESQLAQKAFKVAALHGDKDQASRMEILQKFKSGVYHVLVATDVAARGLDIKSIKSVVNFDIAREMDVHVHRIGRTGRAGDKDGIAYTLITQKEARFAGELVNSLIAAGQNVSVELMDLAMKDGRFRSKRDSRKGGGKKGKGRGGGSRGVRGVDFGLGIGYNPESNSTSSPAVTSRSPAVTSRSTAVNSLRTGVMAQFKSNFVAATSNSQSPGLNTSSSVYANKRPALRGFVSGGSIGGDMNRPRTTSSLPGFASGGSIGGDATQTRTVSQNSGGNTSQKNTEGSRDRGRERRRPSGWDR
- the LOC7460468 gene encoding DEAD-box ATP-dependent RNA helicase 24 isoform X1 is translated as MSKRKFGFEGFGINRQATYNFERSQAPQRLYVPPSSRQNHDNYEDTDLDNIDYDDNDAAKESAENNGSAAEIDPLDAFMEGIHEEMRAAPPPKAKEKVERYKDDDDEEDDPMESFLRAKKDLGLTLAADALRAGYDSDEEVYAAAKAVDAGMLEYDSDDNPVVVDKKKIEPIQALDHGSIEYEPFSKDFYEESPSISEMSEQDVAEYMKSLAIRVSGFEVPRPIKTFEDCGFSPQLMNAIAKQGYEKPTPIQCQALPIVLSGSDIIGMAKTGSGKTAAFVLPMIVHIMDQPELEKEEGPIGVVCAPTRELAHQIYLETKKFSKSHGIRVSAVYGGMSKLDQFKELKAGCEIVIATPGRLIDMLKMKALNMSRATYLVLDEADRMFDLGFEPQIRSIVGQIRPDRQTLLFSATMPRKIEKLAREILTDPVRVTVGEVGRANEDITQVVQVIPSDAEKLPWLIEKLPGMIDEGDVLVFASKKATVDDIESQLAQKAFKVAALHGDKDQASRMEILQKFKSGVYHVLVATDVAARGLDIKSIKSVVNFDIAREMDVHVHRIGRTGRAGDKDGIAYTLITQKEARFAGELVNSLIAAGQNVSVELMDLAMKDGRFRSKRDSRKGGGKKGKGRGGGSRGVRGVDFGLGIGYNPESNSTSSPAVTSRSPAVTSRSTAVNSLRTGVMAQFKSNFVAATSNSQSPGLNTSSSVYANKRPALRGFVSGGSIGGDMNRPQTTSSLAGFVSGGSIGEDMDRPRTTSSLPGFASGGSIGGDATQTRTVSQNSGGNTSQKNTEGSRDRGRERRRPSGWDR
- the LOC7460468 gene encoding DEAD-box ATP-dependent RNA helicase 24 isoform X3; amino-acid sequence: MSKRKFGFEGFGINRQATYNFERSQAPQRLYVPPSSRQNHDNYEDTDLDNIDYDDNDAAKESAENNGSAAEIDPLDAFMEGIHEEMRAAPPPKAKEKVERYKDDDDEEDDPMESFLRAKKDLGLTLAADALRAGYDSDEEVYAAAKAVDAGMLEYDSDDNPVVVDKKKIEPIQALDHGSIEYEPFSKDFYEESPSISEMSEQDVAEYMKSLAIRVSGFEVPRPIKTFEDCGFSPQLMNAIAKQGYEKPTPIQCQALPIVLSGSDIIGMAKTGSGKTAAFVLPMIVHIMDQPELEKEEGPIGVVCAPTRELAHQIYLETKKFSKSHGIRVSAVYGGMSKLDQFKELKAGCEIVIATPGRLIDMLKMKALNMSRATYLVLDEADRMFDLGFEPQIRSIVGQIRPDRQTLLFSATMPRKIEKLAREILTDPVRVTVGEVGRANEDITQVVQVIPSDAEKLPWLIEKLPGMIDEGDVLVFASKKATVDDIESQLAQKAFKVAALHGDKDQASRMEILQKFKSGVYHVLVATDVAARGLDIKSIKSVVNFDIAREMDVHVHRIGRTGRAGDKDGIAYTLITQKEARFAGELVNSLIAAGQNVSVELMDLAMKVGKRVKGGVEAVEVYVEWILVLALVIIQNPIVPHLLLLQVDLLLLQVDLLLLIR